Genomic DNA from Xiphophorus hellerii strain 12219 chromosome 16, Xiphophorus_hellerii-4.1, whole genome shotgun sequence:
caaacacttggcACAGCAGTAGGATGTCAATTATGAGTTGTTGGCAATGCTGCTTCTccctttttatttatcatgGATAAACTCAGCCATAACAAGATTTCTATACGACTTCTTTTGTTTGATGCTCTTTTTTTAACTCTTGAATTCaattaaaaagcaataattttaaaagttatgaaaaggtgtgcaactaaaaaaaaaaagggttttccCATCAGTTAAACCTTTAACATATGGCTTTTGAATGGTACTTAAAATTGAGCATCATCATGAAAAggtcatttatttcaggaatgCAGTTCAAGaagttaaaataacaatatccaaaagtatttattatGAGGATAAAACTCAGTCATTTTGGCTGTAAAGGTATCGCTGCATACAATCAgagcttaaaaaacaacaacaatgcaagtacaaatattattgtaaaaaattacaaaaggcACAACATAgcatcagtttttgttttatttctttagcaaTAACATTGCTGAGTTAGGGGTGAAACTACAtttaacacaaacagaaactgttttctGAATACATAAAGGCACATCGGCTCACAATTCATAAAGTATTTGTTGGTTATTGCTTACTTTTCTGAAGAATAGTAGCCTTGCTGATCTTTTGTGCTCCGACAGCAAACTCAGACTGCTGCTGACAGGTTGGGACTATTCCCTGCAGGTCATCATAACCTTTCTGGTGTTAGAATGAGAGAATAAAATTAGAAACTTCTATAATATGTGAAACATTTGATAACAAGGGGGGGAGGATCCTGATGTGAAGTTACCTTGATTGCATCTCTGCGCTTCTGCTCagcttgtgtgtgtgcttgtctCCTTCGGTCTTTGTATGAGTCTTTATACGACGTCTCATGCCTATAGTCGCTGTCTTCATCATCTGTTAGGgaacaaattcatttttattatagaAACATGTCTGTAGTATAGATCATCAGCAAAATGAATCACCAAGACGGAAAGCACTAAGAACCCTTTAAgtcaaatttgaatttattctttcatatttttccaaattcaatCAAACCTCTACATTTTTTGCTGTGTCTTTTTCGGTTTTGGACATTTGAGTATGAGCTATCAAcctaacatttaaatatgtttaatgctCTTATAGCTAAAgtcagggatttttttcttagtagatgttaatcttaaaaaatattcaaattatgCAAGTCTGGAAAATCagactttgtatttttaccaCTGGTATCCAGACCTGCAATTAATTCTAtgcattttctgatttttcaaGACTGGGCAGGAACCCTGACTATTTGATATGCTTTGCAAACTCTAAACATGTTACACATGGACTGTAAATAGCTGTAAGACAAAATGTTAGCTGTTAAAAAGACAATACCTGTATTTGGAACTGAAGAGGCACTTGTAGAGCCGATACTGTTTGCCCTGGACACAATGCTACCTTTTCTGGCAGTATCAGTGAAGAAACCTGAATAACAAAACAATAGttatgagaaaattaaaaacgaGAGAGACAAGAGATCACAGAGAAAAGATGACATATGTCATGTAAGAATTACTCACTGGTGTCAAAGCCATTGTCGCTGAAAGCCCCGTCTGTCTGCCCGGCCATCACCAAGTagcaaagaagaaataaaatatagagTGTGAGGTTGAAATGATAAGAGGAAAATATGTGCTGTCCTAAATATGTTGACAAAAGAGCAACAACAAGCCATTCTAAACCCCCCTACTGAGCAAAAGCCTGATTTGTCCATTTTAAGTACAACAGAAGATAAACGATGTGTCAAATAGGTTTTACTGCTGGATGTAGGGCAACGCAACACAATGGGTTTATTGCCTGGTTGTGTTAGCCCAGATTTTCCACTGCATAtggtggcaaaaaaaaaacccctgagaAACTCTGTCTACTGTTAAGAGCTCCcttaaaaatgaatattgtttgACAAAATAGGTTTAAAACTCGGTACAAGGCTCAAATTTCATTAATATAAGATCTACAACATTCTTTCGTCAGCAATAGAGTTTGCACACTaaaattaatgcaaataaaatataaatattagatAATAAGAACGGATACAATAATATTCACAAAGAAACGGCTTAGTGTGAGACGTATCAAGCAAGACGAAGTGGCCATTTAATAAGTCAGACTCTTCAAAAGCCTTTCAACTTCACTTAAAATcgatattttaaatatagtttaaCGCATTAGTCGTTTTCTTCTTTATGGAAGACAAGCTAATTCACAAGGAAAAGAATATTAGATAAGAAACACgagtttttccttttaagtcGGCTTTGTTTACTTTGCTAGCATGTTAGCCATCTGTTCCAATGTTACTGAACGTGATGAAGCTAACGCTACATTAGCAGCGCCGTTCAAACTTCAGCATTTCCAAACAGTTTATTAAACATTACAGATGTCACAGTAAAAAACAATGAGCGGGAAGCTGAAAAGTGGTCTTTAACAGTGACTTACCTTCCAGGGGTCCTCTGGAGACGTGGTTGGATCCGTCATTTTGGAATGCTAAATAAACTAATAGTGTGGCTGCCTTCAGGTGCTgctaagaaaatgaaaataaaagtgccaaaataattcaaaaaaattaaacgTTAACCAGTAGATTGAAGtcacatttcaaaaatgtgaacattGATGTCAACCTGTTGCAGATGCAACCCTACTTTACTCAAGCTATGAGTATGTGTTCATTTGTAGAACACATAAGTACAGTAGTATAATTTATCTGGATGGAACAGccaggtggaaaaaaaagacttgaatgCAACAACTAAAACAAGTTAcctcataaatatttattctacTATTCATTATATCATACTttaaatgttgtcttttaaacACTAGACCAAAATATCTGACGTTGAGGTTGATAATGATAAATTCCTATCACTGAGAGGACTCTAAATGTAACACCACTACATGCCTTTGCTGTCTTTTGCCACATAGAGGCACTGTTTCATTGCACTTGCTACATTTACCTTCCTTTGCCTGACGTAAATGCAGTATATTAAATTACCCAGCAAATATATAGTAAAACACAGCTTCGTCCATTTGGAAGGATGAATAAGTACCAAGACTGCTTTCAAGTGCGCCTCTGGAAATAGCAACAACAAATCCAGGTCTAAAGGCTGTTCAAGAAATCTTAGCTgtctcaaataaataaacagtgagtgctgttgtaaatattttaataagttGCTTTGACTCGACGCTAGCTTTTAAGATTTCAGTTCATGTGCAGCACACACAATAAGACACTTAAAAGTAGTAGCAGATAGTTGAAGTCAAATTTTAAATAGCATTAATTAACTTATTTACTCAATAAGAATAC
This window encodes:
- the mlx gene encoding max-like protein X, whose protein sequence is MTDPTTSPEDPWKTDGAFSDNGFDTSFFTDTARKGSIVSRANSIGSTSASSVPNTDDEDSDYRHETSYKDSYKDRRRQAHTQAEQKRRDAIKKGYDDLQGIVPTCQQQSEFAVGAQKISKATILQKTIDYIHFLHKEKKKQEEEVSVLRKEVMALKIMKTNYEHIVKAHQNNPQQGEDQVSDQVKFNIFQNIMDSLFVSFSNSVSMSSFQELSACVFSWIEEHCKPQTLREFVVGVLRQLNGQLY